Proteins encoded within one genomic window of Sminthopsis crassicaudata isolate SCR6 chromosome X, ASM4859323v1, whole genome shotgun sequence:
- the LOC141549130 gene encoding uncharacterized protein LOC141549130 — protein MASSVIFPKAILKSTTKMSLNQRFTEMLTTKPPVLVTVQTTSESQQEQEHDPEVGQEPEQQDQVFQNAGSSSQCFLVPITMNQKLAQQMESRPSVQEALTLKVDSLTLKADSLTLKTNTVKQRLGKSSIYARLGWPVSSLAKRAIRVREASSCEAREEKRGREDSRSPMLIKQSEERHQKRSSSPQTGMRRDFHRGSGQEGSTTYGGCRGHGSYSVRGGRRRRRKYSSSKHLPTKEQLDKQLDAYMAKSREQLDAELDAYMANPHPFSRR, from the coding sequence ATGGCTTCCTCAGTTATTTTTCCCAAGGCCATACTGAAGAGCACTACTAAGATGTCTTTGAATCAACGCTTCACTGAGATGTTGACCACTAAACCACCTGTGCTGGTGACAGTCCAAACAACTTCAGAATCCCAACAGGAGCAGGAACATGACCCTGAGGTTGGGCAGGAGCCAGAACAGCAGGACCAAGTGTTCCAGAATGCTGGATCCAGTTCCCAGTGCTTCCTAGTCCCGATCACAATGAATCAAAAACTGGCTCAACAGATGGAGAGCAGGCCCTCTGTCCAGGAAGCCTTGACTCTGAAGGTCGACTCCTTGACCCTCAAGGCCGACTCCTTGACTCTTAAGACCAACACCGTGAAACAACGACTGGGTAAGAGCAGCATCTATGCTCGGTTAGGTTGGCCTGTTAGTTCATTGGCCAAAAGAGCAATTAGAGTGCGCGAAGCCTCATCTTGTGAGGCCCGAGAGGAAAAACGGGGAAGAGAGGATTCCAGATCCCCAATGCTCATAAAGCAAAGTGAAGAGCGCCACCAAAAGCGATCTTCATCTCCCCAGACTGGTATGAGAAGAGATTTCCATAGAGGCAGTGGGCAAGAAGGATCCACCACCTATGGAGGCTGCAGAGGTCATGGGAGCTACTCGGTGCGTGGTggtcgccgccgccgccgcaagTATTCCTCTTCCAAGCATCTGCCAACCAAAGAGCAGCTGGATAAACAACTGGATGCCTACATGGCCAAAAGCCGTGAGCAGCTGGATGCCGAATTGGATGCGTACATGGCTAATCCACATCCATTTTCTCGCCGTTAA